A window of the Ogataea parapolymorpha DL-1 chromosome V, whole genome shotgun sequence genome harbors these coding sequences:
- a CDS encoding putative membrane protein has translation MFRHVLIAILIAFDFLKAIVLLVYPATSENTSEGSVENIKFLNAIGWLTCFSIEGADLIIVCFAVHIALLIFRPAVSQHSTGEGGLHTVRKYVYTLTFLIPVILSSLTFAGDQRYVDQVSWSYMEPLSAVWYLTWIIRYCIAVLIATIYVSVYFYVMRQYRAVSSKMDFVSSQKRGLVSEVLQDSVMYKVGQLLLMLVFPDVQISAKLHGKDLNTDTDIENMDNLRHHDPELADYRPPQSPQSPNQDRSRHEVGLDIQQLLHEEAMERLRIRQLQIMRQMKVVFIYPVSYILLWLWPFVAQCYQLQRGRRAYYHLWVFCISSFFQAFNCTIDTLVFLFREHPWDLRASKVDPYAEHNYCWLRRKLSFLPGYRLGSTTIRNANKTSRPNVEHHGSELDMHASDSRSSSIVDPKENSHNNTVSMADFLNSSVPKSSQATANPSTRRSSKFSWRAFSHIGSLTESNHSDEHKDAHKEPDFRKGSVTSGKTTSTDDNVEMDLIYFLKEGRP, from the coding sequence ATGTTCCGCCACGTCCTGATTGCCATACTGATTGCCTTTGACTTTCTCAAAGCCATTGTGTTGCTTGTGTACCCAGCAACATCCGAGAACACCTCTGAAGGGTCCGTGGAAAACATCAAATTCCTCAACGCCATAGGATGGCTAACGTGTTTCAGCATCGAGGGCGCTGACCTCATCATCGTTTGTTTTGCTGTGCACATCGCGCTTCTGATTTTCCGCCCTGCTGTTTCCCAGCATTCAACTGGTGAAGGCGGTCTTCATACTGTTCGAAAATACGTCTACACTTTGACGTTTCTCATTCCCGTGATTCTCAGCTCACTCACGTTCGCAGGAGACCAGAGGTACGTAGACCAAGTCAGCTGGAGTTACATGGAGCCGCTTTCTGCGGTCTGGTATCTGACCTGGATCATCCGGTACTGTATTGCCGTCCTGATCGCCACAATCTATGTCTCGGTCTATTTCTACGTGATGCGCCAATATAGGGCCGTGAGCAGCAAAATGGATTTCGTCAGCAGTCAGAAGCGCGGACTCGTCTCTGAAGTTCTGCAAGACTCGGTCATGTACAAAGTCGGCCAGTTGCTGCTGATGCTCGTTTTCCCAGACGTGCAAATAAGTGCCAAATTGCATGGGAAGGACCTCAACACGGACACAGACATCGAAAACATGGACAATCTCCGCCACCACGATCCGGAACTCGCGGATTATCGCCCTCCGCAGTCTCCACAGTCGCCGAACCAAGACCGATCAAGACACGAAGTGGGATTGGATATCCAGCAATTGCTGCACGAAGAAGCAATGGAAAGACTCCGAATACGACAACTACAGATCATGCGACAGATGAAGGTGGTCTTCATCTATCCCGTTTCCTATATCCTGCTCTGGCTGTGGCCGTTTGTGGCCCAGTGCTACCAGCTGCAACGGGGTCGTCGAGCATACTACCATTTATGGGTGTTCTGcatctcctccttcttccaGGCATTCAACTGTACCATCGACACATTGGTGTTCCTGTTTAGGGAGCACCCTTGGGACCTTCGAGCCAGCAAAGTGGACCCCTATGCTGAACATAACTACTGCTGGCTCCGACGCAAACTCTCGTTTCTTCCGGGTTATAGGCTCGGCAGTACCACGATACGAAACGCTAATAAGACTTCCAGGCCGAACGTAGAACACCACGGCTCAGAGCTCGACATGCACGCCTCCGACTCCAGATCTAGCTCGATCGTGGACCCCAAAGAAAACTCGCACAATAATACGGTCAGCATGGCGGATTTCCTAAACTCCTCCGTCCCGAAAAGCTCTCAAGCAACGGCAAATCCTTCGACACGACGCAGCTCCAAGTTCAGCTGGCGCGCGTTTTCGCACATAGGCTCGTTGACCGAGTCAAACCACTCTGATGAACATAAGGATGCGCACAAAGAACCGGACTTTCGCAAAGGCAGCGTCACCAGCGGAAAAACGACCTCTACAGACGACAACGTCGAGATGGACCTGATATATTTTCTCAAAGAAGGGCGCCCGTGA
- a CDS encoding T-complex protein 1 subunit eta — translation MSTPTIVVLKEGTDTSQGRGQIISNINACVAIQETLKATLGPLGSDILIVNNGRTTISNDGATILKLLDVVHPAAKILVDISRSQDAEVGDGTTSVALLAAEFLKESKQFIEEGMPSHVIIKAFRKACDLACEKIRELQVELATDHSDAEMRQLLERCAQTAMSSKIIQNNKELFTKMAVDAVLVLDRDDLDEDLIGIKKVAGGSMDESRLIHGVAFKKAFSYAGFEQQPKKFSNPKILSLNVELELKAEKDNAEVRIDKVADYQEIVDAEWKIILNKLDAIVATGANIVLSKLPIGDLATQYFADRGIFCAGRIPAQDMERVVHAVGGSIQTTVSDIKPEHLGSCERFEEVQIGGERYNIFEGCPIAKTCTIILRGGADQVIAEVERSLHDAIMIVKRALKHNAVVAGGGAIEMELSKHLRNYSRQIAGKQQLIIAAYAKALEVIPRQLCENAGLDGTDLLNNLRAQHSKGEVWYGLDFESETISNNFEKFVWEPALVKMNALQSATEAAVLVLSVDETIKNEPNEPQPQQPMGRGRGIPR, via the coding sequence ATGTCCACTCCTACCATAGTTGTGCTGAAAGAGGGCACGGACACCTCGCAGGGCCGTGGCCAGATCATTTCGAATATCAACGCATGTGTGGCGATCCAGGAGACTTTGAAGGCCACGCTGGGTCCGTTGGGATCAGATATTTTGATTGTGAACAACGGACGTACGACGATTTCGAACGACGGAGCCACCATCCTCAAGCTCCTGGATGTGGTCCATCCCGCTGCTAAGATTTTGGTGGATATTTCTCGGTCGCAGGATGCAGAAGTCGGAGACGGAACCACCTCTGTGGCCTTGTTGGCGGCAGAGTTTCTGAAGGAGAGTAAGCAGTTCATTGAAGAGGGTATGCCTTCGCATGTGATCATCAAAGCTTTCCGTAAAGCCTGCGATCTTGCATGTGAGAAAATCAGGGAGCTGCAGGTGGAATTGGCCACCGATCATAGTGACGCGGAGATGAGACAACTCCTGGAAAGATGTGCTCAAACAGCCATGTCCTCTAAAATCATCCAAAACAACAAGGAGCTTTTCACCAAAATGGCTGTTGATGctgtgctggtgctggataGAGACGATCTAGACGAAGACTTGATTGGAATCAAGAAAGTTGCGGGCGGATCGATGGACGAGTCCAGATTGATTCACGGTGTCGCTTTCAAGAAGGCCTTTTCGTATGCCGGATtcgagcagcagccaaagaAGTTCAGCAACCCCAAGATCCTGTCCTTGAATGTGGAACTGGAATTGAAGGCAGAAAAAGATAATGCAGAGGTCAGGATCGACAAGGTGGCAGACTACCAGGAAATCGTGGATGCCGAGTGgaaaattattttgaaCAAACTGGACGCGATTGTGGCTACCGGAGCCAACATCGTGCTCTCGAAACTGCCTATCGGCGACTTAGCGACCCAATATTTCGCTGATAGAGGCATATTCTGTGCCGGAAGAATTCCTGCCCAGGACATGGAAAGAGTGGTTCATGCCGTCGGAGGGTCGATCCAGACGACGGTTTCAGATATCAAGCCAGAGCATCTGGGCTCTTGTGAAAGATTTGAGGAAGTCCAGATTGGCGGAGAAAGATACAACATTTTTGAAGGCTGTCCAATTGCCAAGACCTGTACCATAATTCTGAGAGGAGGAGCCGACCAGGTGATTGCCGAGGTTGAGCGTTCTTTGCACGACGCCATTATGATTGTGAAGAGGGCTCTAAAACACAATGCCGTGGTggctggaggaggagccaTAGAGATGGAGCTATCCAAGCACCTGAGAAACTACTCTAGACAGattgctggaaaacagcagCTTATCATCGCGGCCTATGCTAAGGCTCTGGAAGTAATTCCTAGACAGCTATGTGAGAACGCAGGTCTTGACGGAACTGATCTTCTAAACAACCTTAGAGCACAGCACTCCAAGGGAGAGGTGTGGTACGGACTGGACTTCGAGAGCGAGACCATCAGTAATAATTTCGAGAAATTTGTTTGGGAGCCAGCTTTGGTGAAGATGAATGCATTGCAGAGCGCTACAGAGGCTGCTGTTCTGGTGCTGAGCGTGGACGAGAcgatcaaaaatgagcCTAATGAGCCTCAGCCTCAACAGCCTATGggcagaggaagaggaatACCCAGATAA
- a CDS encoding Mitochondrial distribution and morphology protein 34 produces the protein MSFQINWEAIEKQSFSSYTRELLNEALNSGKRPNILSSDIKIVDLNFGHISPEFEILEIGDLAPDRFRGIFKFKYDGDASVTVNTKVSASPLKIYNNNIYDDLVEKNKAYARDCKQLAEFVSPQFNGSDCNFDIPLNLTLGKFKLSSIIIIVFNKTKGLTLVFKNDPLESIEVSSTFDRIKPIAKFLQKTIETQISELFKEFLPSYLYKFSLKYTTQSLLQFHQDLLNEEQDLQEKRVLLKDVDPEFPLRISPGSLMRLTRIASSRQTLALGGSLSCDRMNDDVVTKSFANAILAASNTLSWNRIHLSNADMQYGSMGRKLEVIKDFQSRSFFKNAHDGVKPKRRVIKLNKSKQSPPPEDSFAESTEESIPMSESSPPSTASTLVEETAEKLPDTPVFPNNNYLSSLQFKLAKKTEPGPPTAFKVPEKPTHHIDQLEHLEIQSRRLKLEKLLANHHTTTPFYDSPPPYSV, from the coding sequence ATGTCTTTTCAGATCAATTGGGAGGCCATAGAAAAGCAGTCGTTCTCGTCTTACACGCGGGAGCTGCTGAATGAGGCCCTTAATTCGGGAAAGAGACCCAATATTCTGTCGTCCGACATCAAAATTGTCGACCTCAACTTTGGGCACATCTCACCAGAGTTCGAGATCCTTGAAATCGGCGACCTGGCCCCAGACCGGTTCAGGGGCATCTTCAAGTTCAAGTACGACGGCGATGCGTCTGTGACTGTCAACACAAAGGTCAGCGCCAGTCCGCTGAAAATAtacaacaacaacatctacgacgacctggtggagaaaaacaaagcGTATGCCAGGGACTGCAAACAGCTGGCCGAGTTTGTGAGTCCGCAGTTCAACGGTTCCGATTGCAATTTTGATATTCCGTTGAATCTAACGTTGGGAAAGTTCAAATTGAGCTCAATCATTATTATTGTTTTCAATAAAACAAAGGGACTCACACTGGTGTTCAAGAATGATCCGCTGGAATCCATAGAGGTCAGCTCCACGTTCGACCGGATCAAGCCGATCGCCAAATTTCTGCAGAAGACCATCGAAACGCAGATCAgcgagctgttcaaggagttccTGCCAAGCTATCTCTACAAGTTCAGTCTCAAGTACACAACACAGTCTCTCCTGCAGTTTCACCAGGACCTGCTCAATGAGGAGCAAGACCTTCAAGAGAAACGCGTTTTGCTGAAAGATGTTGACCCGGAGTTCCCGCTGCGTATTTCTCCCGGCAGTCTGATGCGTCTTACCAGAATCGCCAGCTCGAGACAGACGCTTGCTTTGGGCGGCTCGCTTTCTTGTGACCGCATGAATGACGATGTGGTTACCAAGAGTTTCGCCAACGCCATTCTGGCCGCAAGCAACACCCTAAGCTGGAATAGAATCCACCTGAGCAATGCCGACATGCAGTACGGGTCCATGGGCCGCAAACTGGAGGTCATCAAAGATTTCCAGTCTAGATCGTTCTTCAAGAATGCCCACGACGGTGTAAAACCAAAGAGGAGAgtcatcaagctcaacaagtccaAACAGTCTCCGCCACCGGAAGACTCTTTCGCAGAAAGTACCGAAGAATCTATCCCAATGTCTGAAAGCAGTCCACCATCTACAGCTTCTACGCTGGTCGAAGAGACTGCTGAAAAGCTTCCAGACACTCCCGTTTTCCCGAATAACAACTATTTGTCATCGCTACAATTCaaattggccaagaaaaCAGAGCCGGGACCTCCAACTGCTTTCAAAGTGCCAGAAAAGCCCACGCATCACATTGAccagcttgagcacctcGAGATCCAGTCTCGTAGactcaagctggaaaagctgctggccaaccACCACACAACGACGCCTTTTTACGACTCGCCGCCTCCATATTCTGTATAG
- a CDS encoding NGG1p interacting factor 3 family: protein MSSPARFQRVVAGIQKLYPIAYADSSWDNTGLLVDASGVNKSEKFHILLTVDLTQSVVEEAIRARSSLVLAYHPFIFRGLKSITPNDPQQSSLIKLIHHGISVYCPHTSVDAAKGGVNDWLALALGEIREKAVIEKNAADEDVGMGRLVTLSRPASLKELVPRIKTHLGINHLQLATKIDPDTAAVTTVAVCAGSGGSVFRNLDADLYLTGELSHHEALYFKEKGSSVIICNHSNTERGFLSVLKEQLAREFDDPEITIDISATDEDPFVIV, encoded by the coding sequence atgtcttctccagcaagaTTTCAGCGAGTCGTTGCCGGAATCCAGAAACTGTATCCAATTGCGTATGCAGACAGCTCCTGGGACAACACTGGGTTGCTGGTGGATGCTTCAGGAGTTAACAAGAGCGAGAAGTTCCACATTCTCCTGACTGTCGACCTGACCCAGTCTGTGGTTGAGGAAGCAATTAGGGCCCGGTCGAGTCTCGTTCTGGCGTACCATCCTTTTATCTTCCGCGGCCTGAAAAGCATCACTCCGAATGATCCTCAGCAGAGCTCGCTGATAAAACTGATCCACCACGGGATATCTGTATACTGTCCTCACACGTCTGTGGACGCAGCCAAGGGAGGTGTGAACGACTGGCTGGCCCTCGCATTGGGCGAAATAAGGGAAAAAGCCGtgattgagaaaaatgCGGCCGACGAGGACGTGGGGATGGGCAGGCTCGTGACCCTATCGCGTCCCGCCAGcctcaaagagctggtgcCTAGGATAAAAACCCACTTAGGAATCAACCATCTCCAATTGGCTACGAAAATAGACCCGGACACCGCTGCCGTTACGACCGTTGCCGTGTGTGCCGGATCGGGGGGTTCTGTTTTCCGGAACTTGGATGCCGATTTGTACCTAACGGGAGAGCTTTCGCACCACGAAGCTCTTTATTTTAAGGAGAAAGGCTCAAGCGTCATTATCTGCAACCACTCCAACACAGAAAGGGGGTTTCTTTCCGTTCTAaaggagcagctggcccGCGAGTTTGACGATCCGGAAATCACCATTGATATTTCTGCCACCGACGAAGATCCGTTTGTTATTGTGTAG
- a CDS encoding Conserved hypothetical membrane protein yields MRFLNDTVQVHQKLVLWRNPQKTADYAICDSIELWQGFIVSASGVFAVDEDSYFSHLCVSEQPVLYTTNMFLTKLGIPRLPIFEESWTEYVDEQNTSPSLVFRDSVYPAIFVISTAAVFAVFLTAILFNKHHIRSLKPTWIMKISSLLATGQLMAIYIYSLIYLSRQHAKGHVSALELVQSITDSLGFNIVYIISYFLLLLTQIEVIKKMFSRKREQQLILVVGVSLAIISQIIWAASTLASKANSSADQNVALVILPVVMYLLRISLSVLYDCLLQVYAISRKDLAFKPTVLPLTLLMELCANAAVAFYIADLANPWVSRLAEIFNITCSLLVNVVTWEWLNRMYQLDKYRQKQGVLGRQLFEETDSRYSKRFNLKPKFVKFKKSLKQKEISTTASNAYLPDEVYIYSPKQMIVPPTSLVSRPIIRGDRRRDPVVHDIRQLSQVEPESEEESEEERLLRRIREQNEEHV; encoded by the coding sequence ATGCGATTTTTGAATGATACGGTCCAGGTCCATCAGAAATTAGTGCTGTGGAGAAATCCGCAGAAGACGGCCGATTATGCTATATGTGATAGTATCGAACTATGGCAGGGCTTTATCGTGTCGGCGAGTGGCGTCTTCGCCGTTGACGAAGACTCGTACTTCAGCCACTTGTGCGTCTCAGAGCAACCGGTGCTGTACACCACAAACATGTTTTTGACCAAACTGGGCATCCCAAGGCTGCCAATATTTGAGGAGAGCTGGACGGAGTATGTGGACGAGCAGAATACCTCGCCGTCTTTGGTGTTCCGCGACTCTGTGTATCCTGCGATCTTTGTGATCAGCACAGCTGCCGTTTTTGCGGTGTTTCTGACAGCCATtcttttcaacaagcaCCACATTAGATCACTGAAACCGACATGGATTATGAAGATATCGAGCTTGCTGGCTACCGGACAGCTGATGGCAATCTATATCTACTCGCTCATCTACTTGTCCAGACAACATGCTAAAGGACATGTCTCGGCTTTGGAGCTCGTCCAATCCATCACTGACTCGCTTGGATTCAACATCGTGTACATCATCAGCTATTTTCTGTTGCTTCTGACGCAGATCGAGGTGatcaaaaaaatgtttTCTCGTAAAAGAgaacagcagctgatcCTGGTGGTCGGAGTCAGTCTCGCAATCATTTCGCAAATCATCTGGGCAGCCTCAACACTGGCCTCCAAGGCGAATAGCTCCGCGGATCAGAATGTTGCGCTTGTCATTCTGCCCGTGGTGATGTATCTGCTGCGAATATCGCTATCGGTGCTTTACGACTGTCTTTTGCAAGTGTACGCCATTTCCCGCAAAGATCTCGCTTTCAAGCCTACCGTTCTGCCTTTGACGCTGCTCATGGAGCTCTGCGCGAACGCGGCTGTCGCCTTCTATATTGCCGACCTGGCCAATCCGTGGGTTAGTCGGCTCGCCGAAATATTCAACATCACATGCTCGCTGCTTGTCAACGTGGTCACCTGGGAGTGGCTCAACCGCATGtaccagctggacaagtACCGCCAGAAACAGGGAGTTCTAGGTCGtcagctgtttgaggaaaCAGACTCGCGATACTCCAAAAGGTTCAATCTCAAACCGAAATTTgtcaagttcaagaagtcactaaaacaaaaagagatCAGCACCACCGCTTCCAACGCGTACCTGCCGGATGAAGTGTACATCTACAGTCCGAAACAGATGATCGTGCCTCCAACGTCGTTAGTTTCGCGGCCAATCATCCGCGGGGACAGGAGAAGAGACCCTGTGGTGCACGATATCCGTCAACTCTCGCAAGTCGAGCCGGAGTCGGAAGAGGaatctgaagaagaacggcTACTAAGACGCATTCGAGAGCAGAACGAAGAACATGTTTAA
- a CDS encoding mitochondrial division protein 1, producing MSDQIKSLTTTASVLVSKDQAGLLNNKTYKDALSTFGGLKSQKLVKRHAENARTSVSLVRRSKTTRNDGLEIVSDQLLAEIPTQDEEDTVFSLYQGFSAILPDLEQAVAPSKRLSAGLNADTIKSTTNVAQLHQYKDDVNYKLDLLEIRKGIAESDIKELDAKIEQLYRLRKKMFDRVAEYEKEESDLEKLLRIVEKSLENKGAQTTEGAVPEPAPVRRHASTLNQYYSPGSEIVRLEAHDDAVTCFAFDAPFGTLVSASLDNTVKVWDLNRNECIGRLEGHLSSVECLAMEKDLVLTGSLDASLRLWDYTKVGEEEPLLHTFERHMDEITAVSMSGSTIVSGSADKTIRHWDVATGQCIQTIDVMWAASRSWKQAPAKMGTPYIGALQCFDAALASGTGDGVVRLWDLRSGEIIRQLVGHTSAVTCLQFDEHSIVTGSQDRSVRIWDLRTGVLMDSFAYSHEIRSLQFDEKRVACAAGEETVKLYDRIDQAHTDVAKGSGTVTFCRYTDSYLVEGRDNGSIGVWKI from the coding sequence ATGTCGGATCAGATCAAGtctttgacgacgacggcgtCGGTTTTGGTGAGCAAGGACCAGGCAGGcttgctcaacaacaagacGTACAAGGACGCATTGTCCACTTTTGGGGGCCTCAAGAGCCAGAAACTTGTGAAAAGACATGCTGAGAACGCAAGGACCAGTGTTTCTCTTGTAAGGAGGTCCAAGACTACGCGAAACGACGGGCTAGAGATAGTAagcgaccagctgctggcagAGATCCCCACACAGGACGAAGAAGACACCGTGTTCTCCTTATACCAGGGATTCAGTGCTATCTTGCCAGACCTGGAGCAAGCAGTTGCGCCCTCGAAACGACTCTCCGCGGGACTGAACGCTGATACCATTAAGTCGACAACGAACGTAGCTCAGTTGCACCagtacaaggacgacgtgAACTATAAGTTGGACCTGTTGGAGATCAGAAAAGGCATTGCCGAGAGCgacatcaaggagctcgacgCCAAAATCGAGCAGCTATATCGTCTGCGCAAGAAAATGTTTGACCGTGTGGCAGAGTACGAGAAAGAGGAGTCggatctggagaaactgcTCCGGATAGTGGAGAAAAGCCTCGAGAACAAAGGCGCCCAGACGACGGAAGGGGCCGTTCCAGAGCCGGCCCCTGTTCGTAGACATGCCTCGACGCTGAACCAGTATTACAGTCCAGGGAGCGAGATAGTGCGATTAGAGGCCCACGATGACGCAGTGACCTGCTTTGCATTCGACGCTCCATTTGGCACTCTTGTGTCTGCCTCGCTAGACAACACCGTCAAAGTCTGGGATCTGAATAGAAACGAGTGCATTGGAAGACTAGAGGGCCATCTGTCGAGCGTGGAGTGCTTGGCGATGGAAAAAGATCTTGTTCTGACGGGATCGCTGGATGCGTCTTTGCGACTCTGGGATTACACCAAGGTAGGCGAGGAAGAGCCGCTGTTGCATACTTTTGAGCGACacatggacgagatcacGGCCGTGAGCATGTCGGGGTCGACCATTGTGTCGGGATCGGCCGACAAAACCATAAGACACTGGGACGTGGCTACCGGCCAGTGCATTCAGACAATCGACGTGATGTGGGCGGcttcaagaagctggaagCAGGCCCCAGCTAAGATGGGGACCCCATATATTGGTGCGCTACAGTGCTTTGATGCCGCTCTAGCTTCCGGAACAGGCGATGGCGTTGTTCGTCTGTGGGATCTGCGTAGCGGAGAGATCATCCGCCAGCTTGTTGGTCACACGAGTGCCGTCACGTGCTTGCAATTTGATGAGCACAGCATTGTAACGGGGTCGCAGGACCGGTCTGTCCGGATATGGGACCTGAGAACAGGGGTGTTGATGGACTCGTTTGCATACAGTCACGAAATCCGGTCACTGCAGTTCGACGAGAAACGAGTGGCATGTGCTGCGGGCGAGGAGACAGTGAAGTTGTACGACCGGATTGACCAGGCTCACACGGACGTGGCCAAGGGCTCTGGGACAGTGACTTTCTGCCGCTACACAGACAGCTATCTGGTGGAAGGCCGGGACAACGGTAGCATAGGTGTGTGGAAGATATAA
- a CDS encoding Ypt/Rab GTPase activating protein, whose protein sequence is MDTEVSFSTPNLVEEHSDALARHNSDGGYSLIDYYAETRREEPFTLVNPPHKKTLTRTESIQSLKKSRTSLERVQSKIGESINQEPNRLNAILASDRDRYGFRKSNHYVKTEDYDEWWTQYSQYLARRKKKWEKLMAKNGLLVAKKGSPTRFPARSEELRRYVRKGIPAEWRGDAWFYFAKGYDKLKDNKGVYDKLVGETMNMINENTEAIEKDLHRTFPENVHFNDITRNGITEESPLLQTLRRVLKCFSKYRPSIGYCQSLNFIAGLLLVFLDEERAFWMLVIVTERYLPGIHEFNLEGVNVHQGVLMLCLRQYLPNVWALINESSHSNNNSFLYDLPTLSFCTTSWFMSIFVGVLPIETTLRVWDCLFYEESKAIFQVSLTIFKLLEPQMVDLSHKRSEDDGILSAELFQMIQNAPKRILDANALMEECFRYSSFSKLSQEEIQNCKKYVIESRSRYNELIKRRSAVGMDEQERKELMRTAVLLENKQIGLKSMNWNGRLNSRMRRIQQRIR, encoded by the coding sequence ATGGACACGGAAGTCTCATTTTCCACGCCAAAcctggtggaggagcaCTCTGACGCGCTGGCGCGTCACAATTCTGACGGCGGCTATAGCCTGATAGACTACTATGCGGAAACCCGCAGGGAGGAGCCCTTCACGCTAGTGAATCCACCTCATAAAAAGACCTTGACACGAACAGAGTCGATCCAGTCGCTCAAGAAGTCGCGAACGTCGCTGGAGCGGGTCCAGAGCAAAATCGGCGAGTCGATCAATCAGGAGCCAAACCGATTGAACGCCATTCTTGCCAGCGACAGAGACAGGTATGGGTTTCGCAAAAGTAATCATTATGTCAAAACCGAGGACTACGACGAATGGTGGACGCAGTACTCCCAGTACCTGGCGcggaggaaaaagaagtgGGAGAAGTTGATGGCGAAAAACGGTCTGCTGGTTGCCAAGAAGGGCAGTCCGACCAGGTTTCCCGCCCGATCTGAGGAGCTGCGCCGCTACGTTCGCAAAGGCATTCCGGCAGAGTGGAGGGGCGACGCCTGGTTCTATTTCGCCAAGGGTTACGATAAGTTGAAGGATAATAAGGGTGTTTACGACAAGTTGGTCGGCGAGACCATGAACATGATCAACGAAAATACAGAGGCTATTGAGAAAGACTTGCATCGAACGTTCCCGGAGAACGTTCATTTTAACGACATCACGCGCAACGGAATTACCGAGGAAAGCCCGTTGCTGCAGACCTTGAGACGCGTCCTCAAATGTTTTTCCAAGTACAGACCCTCGATCGGTTACTGTCAGTCGCTTAATTTTATTGCCGGGTTATTGCTGGTATTTTTAGACGAGGAGCGTGCATTTTGGATGCTCGTTATTGTGACCGAACGGTATCTACCTGGAATCCACGAGTTCAATTTGGAAGGAGTTAATGTGCACCAGGGCGTGCTGATGTTGTGTTTGAGACAGTATCTGCCGAACGTTTGGGCTCTGATCAACGAGAGCTCGCATTCCAACAATAATTCGTTCCTGTACGATCTGCCGACGCTGTCGTTCTGTacaaccagctggttcatgAGCATTTTCGTCGGTGTGCTTCCGATCGAAACCACCTTGCGGGTCTGGGATTGTTTGTTTTACGAAGAGTCGAAAGCGATATTTCAGGTTAGTCTGACGATATTCAAACTGTTGGAGCCCCAAATGGTCGATCTCAGCCACAAGCGGTCGGAGGACGACGGCATTTTGAGTGCAGAGCTTTTCCAGATGATCCAGAACGCCCCAAAGCGGATATTGGACGCCAATGCGTTGATGGAGGAATGTTTCAGATATTCGAGCTTCAGCAAGCTTTCGCAGGAGGAGATTCAAAATTGCAAAAAATATGTCATTGAGAGCCGCAGCAGGTACAATGAACTGATCAAGCGGCGCAGTGCAGTTGGCATGGACGAGCAGGAACGCAAAGAGCTGATGCGCACTGCTGTTCTCTTGGAGAACAAGCAGATCGGACTCAAGAGCATGAACTGGAATGGCCGTCTTAACAGCCGTATGCGGCGTATCCAGCAGCGTATCCGTTAG